The Heptranchias perlo isolate sHepPer1 chromosome X, sHepPer1.hap1, whole genome shotgun sequence genomic interval ctttcggagattatctccttcgtggGGTGAGCccctgatgaaggggataatctccgaaagcttgtgattttcaaataaaactgttggactataacctggtgttgtaagagtctttacatttgtccaccccagtccatcaccggcatctccacatcatataaagACAGTAACTGGGCAGAGGCCTGGGAAACATCTTGTACTTTGGACAAAGCCTCGAATTCATTCCGCAGGTGTTGGTTTGAGCCAGTGACTGGGAGATTAAAGGTCTGATGTGAACACGCCCCGACCGCGCTCTCTGGGTTCGGGGGTTATTCGGATTTTACCTCATAGGCTTCGGAGGTGGGTGAGGGGAGCGGGAGGAATTCTCCGAATCTGCCGGTGAACGTTGTTCCAAATAAACAGAAAACAGCCCGTTTTACCGGTCAGGCGGGGCTCTGAGCGAGATTCTCTCCTCACCGGAATGGCCGATTTCTAAACGTCTTTCCGACTCGGTCGTTGATTCACTTTTCTCCTTGTTTGTCCTCAACAGGCGGCCGTAGCTGAGGCAAAGCTTCGCGGAGAGACTCTCGGACTGCGAATCGAGGCCGAGGATCGGGGCCCGGGACCGGGGGTCTGGGCTCGGTGAGTGTCTGGGCCCGGGGACCGGGGGTCTGGGCTCGGTGAGTGTCTGGGCCCGGGGACCGGGGGTCTGGGCTCGGGGACCGGGGGACCGGGCTCGGTGAGTGTCGGGGCCCGGGGACCGGGCTCGGTGAGTGTCGGGGCCCGGGGACCGGGCTCGGTGAGTGTCGGGGCCCGGGGACCTTCCTTTTTAATGATCGACCTCTGCCTGCTTCACAGACGGGTTGTTGCAAACGTTTAGCAGCACGGCTCCAGCCCTAGCCCCATGCTTCGGGCCTTGAATCCCGGTGTTAGTAACCGCACCCTTTATTAGAAAGGTTGACTTTGTATGACGGTGGGACGTGGCTTCAAGTAACTGATATTTTAGCAGCGCGCACAGGTCCACAATGAAGATGTCGAATTCCAGCTCCCCACATCACCCAGTCGATAAATGTAGTGGGGCCCCAGTCTTGGTTATATTCCCTGGCCTATGATGAGTTCGCTGATCTGGGGGAGCCTCAGGGCCCTTTAATAATGATCAGTCAGGTGCCTGCTGCTGATTGCAAGCCCATAAACCAGGATTGGATCTGGATCTGGATAtggaggtgatggtggtgatggtgatgctcCCCACTGTTACAATCTGGGTTCATgtctgaagaatggccattttggtGAGATAGTGGAGATTCTctactttccccccctcccctccatggaaccatacccatcGAGATTTAGCATCTGCCAGGTGGGGTCAGGAATGTATATTGTTGAAGTCAGACTGCCCTGGTTCTGTCTTGTGCTTGTAATTATTTAATctcctagaatcttacagcacaggagaccattcggcccatcgtgcttgtgctggctctttgagctatccaattagtcccactcccctgctctttccccatagccctgcaaaattttcttcaagtattgatccaattcctttttgaaagttattattgaatctgcttccaccacccttccaggcagtgcagtcccgatcacaactcgctgcataatttttttttcctcatgtcgcctctggttcttttgccaattatcttaaacctttgtcctctggttactgaccctgctGCAACaagaaacagattctccttatttacagggacagtataagacataaggaaagggcatacaaaaagacaaaaaatggcacagatctagGCGAATGGGAACGATACAAAGGTCACAaaacagtaagagctacaaaaagagagtatgaaaagaaactcgcaagggatatcaaaaccaatacaaagaacatttatggttatattaggaaaaagagggtggtcaggagtgttggccccttaaaaactgaaagtggggatattgtcattgacaatggggaaatggcggacatgttgaataattactttgcttcagtacttacagtagaaaaagaggatagcatgccggaaatcccaagaaaacttatattgaatcggggacagggactcgataaaattaacataagtaaagcaacagtaatgaagaaaataatagcactgaaaagtgacaaatccccaggaccggatggtttccatcccagggttttaaaggaagtagatgagcacattgcgatgccctaactataatctttcaaagttctctagattcaggaactgtccctcgagattggaaaattgcacgtcactctgctttttaagaaaggagagagagggaaaccggggaattagaccagttagcctaacatctgtttttgggaaaatgctggagtctataattaaagatagggtgactgaaaattctcggtgttcagttaatcagagagagccagcatggatttgtgaaaggtaacctgattgaattttttgaagaggtgactaaggtagtggacaggggaatgtcaatggatgttatttatatggacttccagaaggcatttgataaggtcccacataagagactgttagctaagatagaagcccgtggaatcgagggaaaagtacggacttggttaggaagttggctgagcgaaaggcgacagagagtagggctaATTGGTAGGTACTCACATCGGCAGGATGTTACTagcggagtcccgcagggatctgtcttggggcctcaattattcacaatatttattaacgacttggatgatggcatagaaagtctcatatctaagtttgccgatgacacaaagattggtggcattgtaagcagtgtagatgaaaacataaaattacaaagggatattgatagattaggtgaatgggcaaaattgtggcaaatagaattcagtgtagacaaatgtgaggtcatccactttggatcaaaaaaggatagaacagggtactttctaaatggtaaaaagttaaaaacagtggatgtccaaagggacttaggggttcaggtacatagatcattgaaatgtcatgaacagctgcagaaaataatcaaggcggctaatggaatgctggcctttatatctagaggacgagagtacaagggggcagaagttatgctgcagctatacaaaaccctggttagaccgcacctggagtactgtgagccgttctgggcaccgcaccttcggaaggacatattggccttggagggagtgcagcgtaggtttactagaatgatacccggacttcaagggttaagctacgaggagagattacacaaattggggttaaggggtgatctgatcgaagtttataagatattaaggggaacagatagggcggatagagagaaactatttccgctggttggggattttaggagtagggggcacagtctaaaaattagagccagacctttcaggagtgagattagaaaacatttctacacacaaagggtggtagaagtttggaactctcttccgcaaatggcaattgataccagctcaattgctaaatttaaatctgagatagatagctttttggcaaccaaaggtattaagggatatgggccaaaggcaggtatatggagttaaatcacagatcagccatgatcttatcaaatggtggagcaggcacgaggggctgaatggccgactctatcaaatctccccttaactttctctgctctgagaacaacaccccagtttctccacttaactgaagtttttcatccctggtaccattctaataaatctcgtcTGCATCCTTaccagggccttgacatccttcctaaagtgtggtgcccagagttggccacaatattccagtgttttataaaggtttagcataacttccttgcttttgtactctatgcctctatttataaagccatggattcCGTATGCCCCTTTACCAACCGTaacgtgtcctgccaccttcaaagacttgggtATGTGCACTCCCTTTAAGATTGTACTATTTAGTATGtattgcctctcatcattcttcctaccaaaatgaatcacttcacacttctctacattaaatttcatctgccatgtgtgcccatttcaccagtctgtctacgtcctcctgaagtctgttactatcctcctcactgtttacatttccaaatttcatatcaactgcaaacttttgaaattatgtcctctcGACCCAAGTcattatcaaaaagagcagtgttcccaacactgacccctggaggacaccactgtatacttcccattCTGCTACACTCTGCTTTCcagacaattttgtatctatgcagcccttgcccctttaatcccctgggtttcaattttgctaacaagtcgattatgaaagtccatatacacagcaaCCCTCTTATCTTCTGCCAGTGCCCAATCATTAAGATTAATTTTAGGTACCCACTCTAGTCCACAGTGCACTGGTACTAGTAAGCCATAATTTCTCAATGGGACATTAAGATATGCAGTGCATTCCTGGCAAGGAACAGATAATCTGAAAGTAAATCAGTGTGCCATAAAGGGAAAAAGTCTACCCTCTCACTCAGGGAATGGTATGtgagggggaaggtggggggggtagATGGGTAACAGTTTGCTTCTAGTCTTTATTACAACTAAAATCACTGGTGTATTTGTTTCAGTTTTGTCACAATGATGTCCTCCAAGAGGCTTGCAGACCTAGGTTACAGGATGTTTTCTGGATCAATGATGTTACTGACAGTCTACGGTGGTTATCTGTGCAGTGCCCGTGTGTACCGCTACTTCCAGAAACAAAAGGCCTTAAAGGCAGCGGCTGAAGATCAAGCCAGTGAAATTATGAAGGGCTAACAG includes:
- the cox14 gene encoding cytochrome c oxidase assembly protein COX14 homolog produces the protein MMSSKRLADLGYRMFSGSMMLLTVYGGYLCSARVYRYFQKQKALKAAAEDQASEIMKG